The genomic stretch TGAACGTGCCGTTTTCCCCATCCCGATGCGTGAAGTCCCTTTTTCTCCACATTTTCCCAAACAGAGAATGGGCCCGCCTTCGGCTATGCCCTCACAAGCGGCTACGGCGTGGCAGGCCCCAGCTGTATATTAATCAGCGTGGGTTCGAGTTGTCCCGCCATAGTCCCACCGCCATATCAAAGGACGATACCGTACCCTACGTCTCCGGCCGTGGTTCATCCCTTCCTTGGGCGGGAATGGATCATTGCCACGATTGCTTTTTCGCCGGATTTTACCGCCCTTAATATGGATGAGATTAATCCCGGGCACGGCTAACAGTCAAACCAGCAAAAAGAAAAGTACAACTGCCAATGCTGACAAGAATTAAATAGCCTAGAAGTTTCGGCGTAGCACCGAACGCTGAAGTCCGGATTGCTTCTGCGGCATGGGTTAAAGGCAGCAGACAAAGTATCTTTTGGGCCCACGCCGGAAGGTGCTCGATGGGAAA from Deltaproteobacteria bacterium encodes the following:
- a CDS encoding ABC transporter permease; the protein is LLNSFVFASLAVCLAMLVKSHADQAMLNSFVITPMAFLGGTFFPIEHLPAWAQKILCLLPLTHAAEAIRTSAFGATPKLLGYLILVSIGSCTFLFAGLTVSRARD